tcctaaagttcaatttttactaaaaaaatataaaaaaacggaagatcgtggttcgtggaatcaatcggcttcgactatcagataccgaatttaagatattatccgaggactagactctctttattttattttatttatcttcttcttctatttatttttatgttatagtttttatttatttagttattcacttattttgtcacgttttatttaattagcgtatttatttaattttcgtttcgtgttgaataaaattcgattttgtgttaaaataaaaaacctcgttttgatatcccaatacgaaccgtgatccgataaaaaggtagttcgggtatcgaaaacgttgtaattataagtttttaatttaaaagaaatttctaaataatgttttgaaataaaaaatgtcgTTTAgaaacttccgttttcgactatgatccatctttggtagttcggaaatccaaaacgattgaattagatttaatttaaagcttttgaataaatctggaaacatttaggagtgctgctgtaatttacctattctgtcactaaatgctgtttacagacggattttccgtcggtaaatctgccaaaacgtaaaaaatgccatttcagtccctttttcctaacttttaagcttttaatctttaatatatatatgtataattatgtaatatatgtttttcaaattattctggacctttagcatatataattatttgataatatttgtataccattttttatactattttctaaatataagtataattatgtatatgtatttcctttttattaatttaggctatgttttaaatgatagttatttgatattttgagaaataatcgatagatattagtatatgttattttttggtatttaaaactatattagttatgtatatatatatatagtgttgggatatttgggttattttgttgattattgaatgaaattatttttgggtaaatgttattttcttattcataagatttacttattattttcacatttttttttgtataaatgtattgtacctattattttcatatacatatagtttcttttgtgttaactcttattttcatatcttcttttttgatttaaatgtatatatatatatatgtctaaattattttctttattcttttggcccattcatgggtccatgtgtcaaatgggctttatttgggagtgaattttggttcaaatatgtttattattgtaattataataagtagagaatccattaaggaaagagggggaaaataaatcacaaaaagagagctttcaatataattatttaaactaaagtttttttagaaattcttaatgtaaataaatagagttttcttgacatttcaaatcatttctcaaaacaccacgtcttaaaaccttagtccgttccaacggcggattaagcgcacattataattaaaatcgttttctttgtgaataatagagttttgaatcgttttcttaaatgatttgtacaaaataaaattgacttgtatgtttaaccacgttttcttatcaaaggttttttatctcaatgttttcaaacactcgagtcgttccaacggcgattcgggtaaacttcatcaaacggggttttaaaacgcacttaaatcgttccaacggcgattaaggtgcgaaccatgtaaataaactcgttttgggggaacaagttagtgtagaataaacacacggcatgacttttaaatacggttgtaaataaatcacttctttctcccccatctctgtgtatgtataacataaatgagtgattctttactaatgtggcttttcaataatatatgctcaaaacggtttcaaaaaaagagaaagaaaagggtttcaaatgaattttaaacttaaagaagaatacgattagtccgttatcgcctaacatgctgagtaggaggccggtggttcataaccgggcgatgtcggggtgcctagtagcctttctccggaaaggagctagccttctcggctcgtacctaagtttcccgaacccacaccggtctcccgcaagggatcggtgttcattttcccattcgtgggtggcgactcttccatatctccgagctccggtcctgccgagcagcttgattccacgattggttgctttcggcgccaatcaccgcttacgtcgccatgaggttgtccacccctcggtccgcccgggagattaggccgcggcacctcgtctaacagcaaTCAAACAAGAGGACTCCTGATCCATAGCTAACAAAGCCTGCAAAATAGCATCAGTTAGATATTCAAATTGGAATATTTCCATATTGATGTTGGAAATATTCCAACACTCCTGGGCAAAGATGCAACCAACAAAGATATGGCAATCATGATCCACATCCACATGATAAAAAGGGCAATGAATAGGGACCGGCAACCCCTTAACTGCTAATCTGTACCTAGTAGGCAGGCAGCCCGCAGCTCACTTCCAAACAAACATTTTGATTTTTCCAGGGATATTCAATTTCCCTAACTTCTCCTAGCCCAGATTACCATTCCCCTCAACACCTTCCCCATTCAACACATGATAACCAGATTTGCAAGTATAGATCCCGTCTTTTGTGTAGTGCCACCTCCAACCATCCTCTACATCCCTAAAGGGGATCAACAAGTTACACACCTCCCTAGCATCCTCCTCCACCAAAAGATGCTCAATCTTCCCTCTATCCCACAACTTCCTCCCCGGAATGAAAAGTTCTTCAACTTTAATCTCCCTTTGCCCCATCCTAAGTCATTCCTGAACCATAAATGGTGTCCAAGTGTTCAACCAGGGATCTTTCCAAACCGAAATAAACTTCACATTCCCAATTCTCATCCTCAACCCCAACTTCAGTACTCTAATGGCCCGCCACACACTCCCCCAAACAAAACTaagattattgcctaatttggaagaaaggaaagaaactTTTGGAAAATATTTGGCTTTAAAAGCTTTCCCACCAAAGAATGCAGCGCAACCACTAACTTCCAACCATGTTTACCAAGTAAAGcaagattaattaattaatcaattgattaattagattgcataggataaattattaattgaaacATAATGCAATTTAATTCTTTAGAGCCTTAATAATAATTGTGGAATAATTGAATTAGACCTAATTAatcctaattgaattaaatataatatgTAGGGTTATATTTATGATTAGGAATCAAGAATGGGCTAATTGAAAATTAACCACTtaacctaaacctaattggaAGAGGTATTAAGGCCTAGGTGAAAACAATTAATTTCTAAGCCTCAATCACTGAGAAAGTTCGACCCCCTATTGTTCTTGGTGTTCTTCGAGTTCTTCGTGTTCCATATCGatttcggctagcaccggtcgGTGCACGAGACCATGGGAGATTCACTCGCCTTCGCCTTGTAGATTTCTTCaaccgtctctagaagagactaAACCCGTGAATTCCTATGTTCgtctttaaaattattttaaggtTCAATCTGTGGTAGTCTAACCCGATTCTTAACTGGATTATAGAAAATTTTAACGATAGATTTCCACTGCGCTTCGTTGATTTTCGATTATTAATCCCTaatagtggtatcagagcataggCTCGTTAGACTGTATGTTTTGGCCTCTGATTAAAAGGTTTAAAACTTAGATTAATCATATATATGTTTGTGTTTGATGTATTGATTTTCTGTTTTGAGAAGATTTATTAAAACAAAGTATATATGATTTTGGTTTAAATTTAAATCATCGAGGCTGATTTGATTTTATATCGAGGTCGGGGCTGATGTTTAAATTCGTGTTCTTCGTATGTATCACgagattattaaaaaataattaaaataatagggGTTGTTCAAAACATACCCTACTATAGCTGCGAGGCGACCGCCCCTGTGGGTGGTGGCTGCTGCTGCTGGGCGGCTGTCCACGATGGACAGTCATAGAGTCACGAGTTGTGGGCCTAgggttggtgaattttgggctAGGTATTAggttttaattgattttaaaagGTTTTAATTACCTAGAGTCAAATTTGCACCATATTAAAATGTTTATGGACTGAAAATGTTTaaataaagggtaattaatttattagtccctatattttgacaaaacacactgtttagtccctatatttttaaaaacacatggtaaggtccttaacctttttcttagtgaactgtttagtccttccgtttgtttgttagttttttttaccgtttatgacttcggaaatgactaaattaccctttattatttaccttcaaactttagaagaggaaatccaatttagaagacgacgctatttgtatggagaacaagaaaaagaacatacccaatgcttacgaatttgaacaattaagaagaaaatcaagaagaagaacactcaaagttgatttcagatgcattagagtttaaaggaaaggaaaataaaggaaaagaagaacgcaaatccaaattgactaacaaaatcttcatgagagactaacggcagggactaaacagttcaccgaaaaaaacgttagggactaaacagttcatcgagaaaaatgttggggactttatcatgtgtttttgaaaatacagggactaaacagtgtgttttgtcaaaatatagggactaataaattaattacccttaaataAATGATTAATATTGCAACACCCTTAGCTTCATATGCCAATCCTATTTTGGGTTCCGTCTAACCACCAAGCCACACAAATACATCCAGTTCTCTGAATCACGAGCCTAACACATTTGGACCAAAGCTCTAAAGAACTTTAGCTAATAAAAGGTGGGGATTTGATAACAAGCGATTAACTGAAGTGCATATCTGAACCAACGAACGTGCCTCGACTAGAGCATAATCGCTATTGACTTGTGGATCAACGGGAAAGAGCCTACAAACCACAAGATGTTAATCCCTATAATTACACCTATAATTATAAGATGACGGTTTTGTCTGCAAATCCCCTTATGCCCACTATAGGATATTATATAATGTCATCTCCACACATGTCCTGAGTCACTATTAGCGCGCAAAAACTGATAAACTGTCAAAATTACCCCTACACCTTTTAAATAAAAGGTAAATCACCACAATATCTTAGATTGCTACTATCCATCGTCTTCTTCCTCTAAAATTCTACAAAGAGCCCctcttttttaattattttcctcTCTCACTACAAGAAATTATCTTTTCCAATCACCACTCCTTATATTTTATCACATCAATAGATTATCATCTTGAGCCAACATAAgaaacatataattttttttctaatttttattctaatttttattcaaatacccccagtacacccttgtggtgggacccctccccggaccctcgctcagcggggacgcgtagtgcgaccgggccgccttttttttttttttattcaaataataGTTTTCAtgtagatagtatattttcattaaaaaataatCCATTTTAACTTACTATAAATTATTTCTTTCAGAGTTCTTGATTAATGTTAATTTagcagaaaaaataaaaaaaaactccttATTTTTCATAGTAAGTTagagattaatatgaatgaaaAAAATAGTAATAGATTATGTCAACCTGAATGAGCCTGAAAAATAGTAAAAGATTTGGAATAAAAAAGAAGCCCTGGTTCTCAGCCTAGAAATACTTCAACATAATACATATGACATATGACATGTGGTAAGTAAAGATTGGTTAGAGAGAAGTATAAATATTCATGAAAGCATGAGGTTTTTTCATCAATATAGCAAACAAAAAAAGAACTAATTACAATtgtttttgaattaaaaaaagtaaagaagATGAACAATTCTCAAGATGCTAGCTACCAGGCTGGACAAGCCAAGGGCCAAGCTcaggtttttatttatttattattattttaacatttctcattttattttttcaatagaaatgttataataattatatataaatatatttatgattttatagGAGAAATCAGGGCAGCTTATGGATAAGGCTGGCAATGCAGCTCAGTCTGCCAAGGAATCATGCCAAGaggttcttttttttctttttctttctaaaaataaaatagcatTTAATTAAATACTTGATTTTTAtagttatttttatgtttttaactcattaattaaaattaaaatgcagGCTGGGCAGCAAATTAAGGAAAAAGCACAGAGTGCTACTGAAACTGTAAAGGACAAAGTTGGAATTAACAATTGATTGAAGATATTATATTTTCCCTTTTcttgttattattttttgtttatttattttcttgaaattaataaaatggattaattttttcttattGTTTCTTTATAATTTCTTAATCccagttttgattttttttttatatcagaACTACTTGCCTTGCTTATTTCCGCATACAATTATCtattataaataagtttaaggTCTTGATTTGGGGTGTAACCGAGCCGAACCCTAAGTAGGCTCGGTATTGAGTCGTTAATATCTCGAGTCGAGCCTTCTCGAATCGAGCTttgacgagctttgaccgaatctgaccgagctttgaccgagctgaggttttatcgagcttctaacAAGGTTTAACGAATTTCATTATACATGTATAGAATAAGTAAtgtaaaaaacagaaaaacctTATAACATACTCtatatgagtttaaaatatttataaagaaaaacaatcatgtttgtgtcatttttttatgggttaaatcttatttgagttgtgaattgggatgaaaactaataataaccaatgaaatatatatagtaattaaaaataattgagcttgctcgcgagctttcgaaccAAACTTAAGGAAATTCAGACTCAGCTTGTTAGTGCTCGAGCCGATCCCTAACTCGAGTCGAGTcctatcgagccgagctttgatcgaGCTTTCACCGAGCCGAGCTCGAATAGTTTGCGAACTACCAAGGCTCGTTTGCGCCCCTTGTCTTGATTCTATGTGATTGAATAGAAAAGCGATTCAGAGAAACTACTCAGAATGTTCAAATCTCTAAATATTAGAAACAGTAAAATTCACCGGTCATAAACAGTTTTGTTGACCTACTCTAATGACATGTTAAGGGTTAATCCTGCACCATCCATTTTCTAAATGGATTAACACGAAAGGATCTATTTTTgaaataaattgatacaagttgaTTCGTTTAACCTGATTAACTAAAGTCAACTGCTAAATACCGctcccaaattacttatcaccacctcttttggacttttttgcccttctcataattttgatcaaaaactgaaaattctctctccaaaatcataaacccaaacaataataattgaaattatgaaaataattgatgtgtgacaatccgaaccccgaaaatggatgattacgagtcggaaacattaagatttacatgttttttttatcaaagaactcatgaaaataattgaATACTTCGGTAGAATATAGTCCTACCAATCCTgatgattttatgatttaagTTCAGGTATGTCTATTAATGATTCGGGAGAGATGTTTTTTTCCTTTGTTATATCCTTAATAGAGTACCTAAGAACTAGACAAAACACCTTATGAGTTGTGGAAAAGCTTTGTGcctaatttatgttttttaaagGTTTGAGGTTTTCTTGCTAAGGTTTCCTTATCGATGCTTAAAAGATCCAATATAGGATCTAAAACctttgattgtccttttattaGTTATGTTCAAAATAGTCCTACTTATCATTCTATATCTTTGAGTGATTATTCTATTTGTGAATATGGagattctgattttttttttaagaatatctTCATTTGAAGAACGATCTTGTGTCTAATGATTTTGTGACATATTTTACTTCTTATGTTCTTATTTTTACCAACTACTTTTGGTTTTATTATGAATGAAAATGAGATTAGAAGTGAAATGAACTTTTGAGAAGTAAAAAAAGTAGAGAATAACTAGTAGTTTTTTAGATGATTTCATCATTGTCTTTATATTAGAAATCTCGATAGAATAAATGTTGAAATAATGTCATCTATCTTATAGAAGAAGATCCAAAAACATATGAAGAAACATTAACCTCTATCAATGACAATTTTTGGAAAGAGGCAACAAAAAGTGAACTTGATTCCATTATGCAAAATCATAATTGGGACTTAATAAACCTATCAAAAGGGACTAAATCTATAAAATGTAAATGGATCTTTAAAATAAATAGAATGCATGTTGGATCCCTTGAGAAGTTTAAATTTGGACTGGTTGCAGTATGTTATAgtaaaaataaaggaatttgattattttgataCTTATTCTCATGTTACTAAAATCTCTAGTATTAGAACTTTGATTGCTATTTGCAGCTATACGTAGTCTTGTATAgatcaaatggatgtaaaaacttcttttctaaatgGTGATTGAGAAGAAGAGCCTTATGTTCTACAACACGAATGACGTGTTGCTCTTGGTCAAGAGAAAAAAGTATGCAAACTGAAAAAAGAGTCTATATATGACTTTAAACAAGCTTCCAAACAACAATATGAAAACATTATCAGAACTCTAGTATCTAAAGGTTGTAAATGGTTCTCATACTTGTGTTTATTGCAAATCCTTTGGATCCAATTATGTCattatattcttatatgtggatgacatgttAATCTCGGGCACTAATATGGATATGATCAATAAGACCAAAAAAAATATCTTCTAATTTTAACATGAAAAATATGGGGAAAGCACATGTAATCCTTCACATAAAGATTAAAAGAACTAAAATGGGCCTTGCTTTAGTGTTATCacattgttttaaaaaaattcaatatatTTCATATGGTGCCTCCTAGAACACCTTATGATTATAACATATCACTTAAGAAATAAGTAATATAGTGTTTTACAAGAAGAATATGCTAAGATCATAAGAAGGCTTATGTTTTCAATGAACCATACTAGACTAGACATTGCATCTATAGTTAGTAGATTGAGTAGATGTAGTCATAATTCTAATAGTTAACATTATATTACATTTCATCGTTTACTTAAATATTTGAAAGGTATTATGATTTTGAGTTTGCACTTTAATCAATTTTCTATTATTTTAGAAGGTTTTTATGATGCAAATTGGGTATTTGAAAATGATGAATTGGGTCCTACTAGTGGCTCTGTCTTTCCCTTGGGTGGTGGAGCCATTTCGTGTCAATCGTCCCCAAAAAATGCATTGCACGTTCAACCATTGAATCTGAATTTATAGCTCTTGAATTTGCAAGTCAAGAAGCAGAATGGTTGAGAAGTttgttagaaaaaaaaaactccattATGGGGGAGGTGTTTTGTACCTGTTTCACTATATTATCACTCACCAATAGTCATATAAACTACTAAAAATAGTGTCTATAATGGAAAGAGAAGACACATACACATTAGACGTAATGCAACAAACAAAATCTTAAGGAATGGAGTAATTCGCTTAGAATATATGAGGTTTGAGCAGAATTTATGAGAACTTCTTACAAAAGGATTACCAAGAAGAGTTGTTCTTGAAACATCGAATGGGAGTGGGGATAAATCCCACAGATCAAGATAATGTGGTGGATGCCTTTACCGGTCATATAAAGtcatatttatcttttttttttgcactaTATTTCCATTCCTAAGATGTAAGAAATTACATGGTGTACCTATAACCCATTGTGTGGTGACTCATTATAATGAACTTGGTGCATTGTATGATGAGTTGTGAAAAATTCTAAATGATTTTGTTTTGAAATCACCTATGCAAGTGTGAAAGTATGTCGCTTTTTGTGAAAGACTTGGGATATTTTTCTAGAGCACTTATAAGACACAAGTTGTGTGCATGGCTGATGGGCGTAAGTTGTCTAGTGGTaaatatatgtgcatgtgtacTACTAGACgttactacttaggggcaagtgtaccttgtcgtatcaagtaataatctggttaagactGTGTATTGAATCTgcgggatttataaccacaagtattaaactactcagtTCTAtttgttatctaagcggtgaatactttaggttggtttgggtgacGATTACGAACTATTCCTAAACTacggtgagacagatttatataaccgAAACTCTAAAGAAGTGATACGggtggtgataagttataaatataataaacaaagACTCTAAATATATACGATTGAttatttactcttgcaaagacgactacgtgtagaccgaccgacccgtgaagtgcttagactacgtgattcctcctaaaggcgtgtctaatactggggatcagaaactgggacccgtaagttccgtggcttgtcaattcctacggtttccggtgcgtCACTTCTGGTAGGGCAGCACCTATATGGTTCCCTAAAGATAACCCGAAAGGGCGTCGGTAATCGTCACTACACCATAGAATGCATATTGCAACGATGCTGATTCGTTATGTTAGGCACCCCTAATTGTTGCATTTTGGCAAAAAATGGACTAAGGCAACGATTTTGGTCAATATATTTTCGTTGGTTAATTCACGGTTGCCTTTTTTCTCAAAGGCAACGAAAACGCTCTCGAAAGCAACAACGAATATAACGTTGCATTTGTTTTCCTCAAGTGCAACGGTCGAATGACACAATTAAAAGGCAACGAAAAATGAATCCAAAAGCAACGAATTTACATTTATTAATTGCTGCCTTTAATAAGATTAGGCAACATTATTTCAAACACAGGCAACATTTTAATCCAATAGCAACACTAGTTGGGTTCAAAAGCAATGGTATTTTATAATAAGGGCAACGACTTTTTAACCATTAAAAACACTTCTGTTATACAAATGCAACGACTTTATATTTTTCTAAATCAAGGTTTTTGGTTAACTAAAGCAACACAGTTTTATAGCAAAGGcaacaaatttaaattttagcAACAATTTTACTCTACAATTTTTCTCTTATaaatgtaacaatatttagaacagaAAGCAACGATATTTATAACATAAAGGCAACGCCTATTTAAATAAACATCCTCAAGCAACAACATCCAAAAGTACCTAAATATCAACATCCAAAAGTACGTACACAAGcataaataaatcaatcatcGCGTTCATTTGAACGAACAATAGGAAGAACACCATCCAAATTTAGACTGAGTGATGAGCTAATAGCTCATTCTTCGCTTCGTCtcgaattttaattttgaattgcTCTATTGCATCTTCAGACATGGGGCTCTTACTCGTAGCAGCTGAAGATTCGACGCTCCTATAACCTTCTGTTTTCTTCATGGGACCCATCCTACCAACTAGCTATTCATGACCATGAGATAATGAGCCTCCGAGTACTTCATCAGTCTGCTCAATGTCTTCCCATCAGATGACAACTCTTCAATCCTTGACTGTAGAATGAAAACATGAAATCAAATAGAAGACAACCAACAAATATTATGGGCACAAGAAAACAACCGACAATAATATCAAACAAGATATAAAATAAAGTGCAGAcagttaaacaaaaaaaatccgaTTTAAATAAAGCGCAGACAGTTAAACGAAAATGAATGCatacaattaatatagagtGCTGGCAGAAATGAATGCCTAAGAAGTATGTTTAAATCATCTCATCACAAAAAATTCTGATTTAAATAAAGTGCAGAcagttaaacaaaaaaaattatgatttaaaTAAAGGCAGACAGTTAAACAAAAATGAATGCACACAATTAAAATAGAGTGCAGGCAGAAATGATGCCTAAGAAGTATATTTAGATCATCTCATCACACACAAATCTGATTTAAATAAAGTGTaaacaattaaacaaaaaaattccGATTACATAAAGTGTAGACAGTTAAACAAAAATGGATGCAAACAGTTAAACATTTCTGCCAAGTCGTTTTCTCATAACATAATGTACAATGCTCAAATGTCCTGAAATTAAAGTATAGTTGCCAAATTGTGTAAAGTATAGAGGTCAAATTGTTAagtcattttaagatcattTTTTTACAAGACACCTTAAGGCTAATAGTCACTCAACTTTGTTTATTGTTGCACTATAGTCACACTAAATTTCTGTGGTCGTTTCTCGCTTTCTACTTAACCCTATCTCCATTCCATAGTTAATAAAACACACCTAACAATTCAAAATCCAACACTTACCTTTGCTTATGATTAACATGATTCTCTTATCCTTTTTCATTCTCCGAAAAAGTAAAACTATAATAAATTTCCAGTCTTAAAAAACTTAATTTCCTGGTCAAGTAAATGTATATTCCCATTGAACAACAATGTTTAAGCTAATTTAAAAAGAGAGAaatgcctctaattaatcactTTTAAGTTAGATATTTTAATTGATAGAGAGGCCATTTAACTGGTTTGATCTCTTTATCTAAACCAGGAATGCAGAATACAGCCAAACTAATCCTATCCTTTCCTGAATTTGTCACCACCCTGTGTACTAGGCTCTTGAATATTCCATTTCTCATTATCTACATATTATTAACTATATATTAAACCATTTCAAaacataagtaaaaataataagcCATTATAAATTAATaggataagatgtaaaaataccaCTAACGTTTACAGacagagcaattttactcttaatgtctaaaatggtgcaattttacacttaacggtggcagccaaaagcaattttaccattaacattggcaagttgagtcaaattcaaacattattataaaacacggatattttattccttattttgTACCAATTGCACTTAAGCTAATtctatattttttgtgatttaataatataattggagattaatatttttaaattcgg
The DNA window shown above is from Euphorbia lathyris chromosome 1, ddEupLath1.1, whole genome shotgun sequence and carries:
- the LOC136211588 gene encoding stress-induced protein KIN2-like codes for the protein MNNSQDASYQAGQAKGQAQEKSGQLMDKAGNAAQSAKESCQEAGQQIKEKAQSATETVKDKVGINN